In the Ipomoea triloba cultivar NCNSP0323 chromosome 6, ASM357664v1 genome, one interval contains:
- the LOC116021621 gene encoding uncharacterized protein LOC116021621, whose product MMHTKSESDVTSLAPSSPSRSPKRPVYFVQSPSRDSHDGDKSTSMQPTPSYSPMESPSHPSFGRHSRNSSASRFSGIFRQSSGRKNRGNKRNDKGWPECNVILEEGKYDEIEGKGFTRRFQALMALCGFIALFTVFCLIIWGAARPFKPEITVKSLSMSNIYAGEGSDSTGVPTRLLSVNGSLRITVYNPATFYGIHVSSTPINLVYSDITVATGQLKKYFQPRKSHRTVEVNIQGTKVPLYGAGSSLAVSATGAVQVPLTLDLELKTKGDVVGKLVTTRRRRRISCHVVIDSASNKPIKFKKSSCVYR is encoded by the exons ATGATGCATACCAAATCAGAGTCCGATGTTACTAGTTTGGCTCCATCTTCCCCTTCAAGATCACCCAAGAGGCCCGTCTACTTTGTCCAGAGCCCTTCTAGGGATTCTCACGATGGCGACAAGTCCACGTCTATGCAGCCGACTCCAAGCTATAGCCCCATGGAATCGCCGTCGCACCCTTCTTTTGGGCGCCACTCCCGGAATTCCTCGGCCAGCCGATTTTCCGGCATCTTCCGGCAGTCGTCCGGGAGGAAGAACAGAGGGAATAAGAGGAACGATAAGGGGTGGCCCGAGTGTAATGTGATTCTTGAAGAGGGGAAGTACGATGAAATTGAGGGAAAAGGGTTTACTCGGAGGTTTCAAGCTTTGATGGCTTTGTGTGGGTTTATTGCTCTGTTTACTGTCTTTTGTTTGATCATTTGGGGCGCTGCTAGACCTTTCAAACCAGAGATTACTGTCAAG AGCTTGTCGATGAGTAACATCTATGCCGGCGAAGGTTCGGATTCCACCGGAGTTCCGACTAGGTTGCTGTCGGTGAATGGGTCTCTGAGAATAACCGTCTATAACCCAGCTACTTTTTACGGTATTCATGTCAGCTCTACACCCATCAATCTCGTCTATTCCGACATCACTGTCGCCACCGGGCAG TTGAAAAAGTATTTTCAGCCGAGGAAGAGTCACCGGACCGTGGAGGTGAATATACAAGGAACAAAAGTACCGTTGTACGGCGCGGGATCCAGTCTGGCGGTGTCGGCCACCGGCGCCGTCCAAGTTCCGTTGACACTGGATTTAGAACTGAAGACGAAGGGAGATGTGGTCGGAAAATTGGTGACGACGAGGCGCCGGAGAAGGATCTCCTGTCACGTGGTTATTGACTCTGCCAGCAACAAACCTATCAAGTTCAAGAAGAGTTCGTGCGTTTACAGGTGA
- the LOC116022894 gene encoding dynein light chain LC6, flagellar outer arm-like, which translates to MLEGKGLIEDTDMPMKMQIQAMSCAYQALDLYDVLDCKSIAAHIKKEFDKRYGNGWQCVVGTNFGCFFTHTKGSFIYFTLETLNFLIFKGASSSPPTIP; encoded by the exons ATGTTAGAAGGTAAAGGTTTAATTGAAGATACGGACATGCCGATGAAGATGCAGATTCAGGCCATGTCTTGTGCTTATCAAGCTCTGGATCTTTATGATGTTCTCGACTGCAAATCCATTGCTGCTCATATCAAGAAG GAGTTTGACAAGAGATATGGGAATGGGTGGCAATGTGTGGTGGGAACAAATTTTGGGTGTTTCTTCACACATACTAAAGGAAGTTTCATCTATTTCACCTTAGAGACTCTAAATTTCCTCATCTTCAAAGGAGCTTCTTCTTCTCCCCCAACTATTCCTTGA
- the LOC116022018 gene encoding hydroxyphenylpyruvate reductase, which yields MENAGVLMTCPMSSYLEAQLQKRFKLFRFWDAPSEPDFLKHNTGSIRAVVGNASCGADSCLIDSLPNLEIVSTYSVGFDKIDLAKCRERGIRVTNTPDVLTDEVADTAIALVLATLRRICVADRFVRSGLWRNGDFELATKFSGKSVGILGLGRIGTAIAKRAEAFGCRISYTARLKKPNNNYKYCSSVVDLAANCQILVVACSLTEETRHIINRQVIDALGPNGILINIGRGSHVDEPELVSALLEGRLGGAGLDVFESEPGVPEQFLGLKNVVLLPHVGSDTVETCRAMADLVIANLEAHFLNKPLLTPVV from the exons ATGGAGAACGCGGGCGTGTTGATGACGTGTCCAATGTCATCCTATCTGGAAGCGCAACTCCAAAAGCGGTTCAAGCTCTTCCGATTCTGGGACGCTCCTTCCGAGCCCGATTTCCTGAAGCACAACACCGGCTCAATCCGAGCCGTAGTCGGAAACGCCTCGTGCGGGGCTGATTCATGCCTCATCGATTCCCTGCCCAACCTGGAAATCGTCTCCACCTACAGCGTGGGTTTCGATAAGATTGACTTGGCTAAATGCAGAGAGCGGGGCATTAGAGTTACCAACACTCCCGATGTGCTTACTGACGAAGTCGCCGATACCGCAATCGCACTGGTCTTGGCTACGTTGAGGAGAATATGCGTGGCTGATAGGTTCGTAAGGAGTGGATTGTGGAGGAATGGCGATTTTGAGCTCGCTACTAAG TTCAGTGGTAAATCAGTTGGCATACTTGGATTAGGCAGAATTGGTACAGCAATAGCTAAGAGAGCTGAAGCATTTGGCTGCAGAATTAGCTACACCGCCAGGTTGAAGAAGCCAAATAACAACTACAAATACTGCTCGAGTGTTGTAGATTTGGCTGCCAATTGCCAAATCCTTGTTGTTGCTTGTTCGTTGACAGAAGAAACCCGGCACATCATCAATCGTCAGGTGATTGATGCATTAGGTCCCAACGGCATTCTCATCAATATAGGGCGAGGCTCTCATGTAGATGAACCTGAACTTGTGTCTGCTTTACTTGAAGGCCGTTTAGGTGGGGCTGGGCTTGATGTTTTCGAGAGTGAGCCTGGCGTGCCTGAACAGTTTCTTGGGCTAAAAAACGTTGTTCTTCTGCCTCACGTTGGAAGTGACACTGTTGAAACTTGCAGAGCCATGGCTGATCTTGTCATTGCAAATCTGGAGGCTCATTTTCTTAACAAACCATTACTCACTCCTGTGGTTTGA
- the LOC116022549 gene encoding rop guanine nucleotide exchange factor 12-like — protein sequence MVRVVEEEKENSKGMSENGGGSTNSPPKAASDKHPSDIAMMKERFAKLLLGEDMSGGGKGVSSALALSNAITNTAASVFGEIKKLEPMPPERKARWRKEIDWLLSVTDYIVELVPSKQKLKDGTVMEIMVTRQRNDLHMDIPALRKLDGMLVACLDSFKDQNEFYYASKDDPDSKGKGRKDDKWWLPIPKVPPNGLSEASKKWIQSQKESVNQVHKAAMAINAQVLAEMEIPESYIESLPKNGRASLGDSIYRCITDEYFDPDYFLTSMDLASEHKILDLKDRIEASVVIWKRKMNAKNEKSTWSSAVSIEKRELFEERAETILLILKHRFPGIPQSSLDISKIQYNRDVGHAILESYSRIIESLAFTVLSRIEDVLHADELATNPPEGEKKGCSTPTESEEGGERASADRTTSMTLLDFMGWGLDQADCDMKKESSEESLAKEDDMAANKPPDIAAANKKGTYVETIGGFGSPIARH from the exons ATGGTTCGAGTtgtggaagaagaaaaggagaattcCAAAGGAATGAGTGAAAATGGAGGAGGAAGCACCAACAGCCCCCCTAAGGCGGCCTCAGACAAACACCCATCAG ACATAGCTATgatgaaggagaggtttgcaaaGTTACTTCTCGGAGAAGATATGTCAGGTGGAGGAAAGGGTGTTTCATCAGCATTGGCATTATCAAATGCCATCACAAATACAGcag CTTCTGTGTTTGGAGAAATAAAGAAATTAGAGCCAATGCCGCCCGAAAGGAAGGCGAGATGGAGAAAGGAAATTGATTGGCTTTTATCTGTCACTGATTACATTGTTGAACTTGTTCCTTCCAAACAGAAGCTTAAAGATGGAACAGTCATGGAG ATTATGGTAACAAGGCAGAGAAATGATCTACACATGGACATTCCTGCGCTTCGCAAGCTAGATGGAATGCTTGTT GCCTGTCTTGATagctttaaagatcaaaacgagTTCTACTATGCATCCAAGGATGATCCAGACTCGAAAGGAAAGGGCAGGAAAGACGATAAATGGTGGTTACCTATTCCAAAAGTCCCTCCTAATGGCTTGTCTGAAGCTTCAAAGAAATGGATACAATCTCAGAAGGAATCAGTAAACCAGGTGCATAAAGCAGCTATGGCTATAAATGCTCAAGTCCTTGCAGAAATGGAGATCCCCGAGAGTTATATAGAATCTCTGCCAAAG AATGGGAGAGCAAGCCTTGGGGACTCGATTTATAGGTGCATCACGGATGAATATTTCGATCCAGATTATTTTCTGACGTCCATGGACTTAGCTTCAGAACATAAAATCCTAGACCTTAAAGATAGAATTGAGGCTTCTGTAGTGATTTGGAAAAGGAAGATGAATGCTAAGAACGAGAAATCGACTTGGAGCTCTGCTGTGAGTATTGAGAAAAGAGAGCTGTTTGAAGAGCGAGCAGAGACgatattgctcattctcaagcATCGTTTCCCCGGAATTCCTCAGTCTTCCCTAGACATCAGCAAAATCCAATATAACCGA GATGTGGGGCATGCAATTCTGGAGAGCTATTCGCGAATAATTGAAAGCCTGGCATTCACGGTCTTATCACGGATAGAAGATGTCCTCCACGCGGATGAACTTGCAACGAATCCCCCAGAAGGGGAAAAGAAGGGCTGCAGCACTCCAACCGAATCAGAAGAAGGCGGGGAGAGGGCTTCTGCAGACAGAACAACATCGATGACATTGTTGGATTTCATGGGATGGGGGCTGGATCAAGCAGATTGTGACATGAAGAAAGAAAGTAGCGAAGAGTCGTTGGCCAAAGAAGACGACATGGCAGCAAATAAGCCACCGGACATAGCAGCAGCCAACAAGAAAGGTACCTACGTTGAGACCATAGGCGGTTTTGGAAGTCCCATAGCACGCCACTAA
- the LOC116022548 gene encoding homeobox-leucine zipper protein GLABRA 2, with translation MGVVEMSNNPPASRPADSFPSPALSLSLAGIFRDAAAARAGNAADAETAEEGSAGGRREETVEISSENSGPARSRSDDDFDGDREHDDNYNDEDDDNAKKKKRKKYHRHTAEQIREMEALFKESPHPDEKQRQQLSKQLGLHPRQVKFWFQNRRTQIKAIQERHENSLLKSEIEKLRDQNKELRETIKNNCCPNCGFASSPAGKDPMVAGTGGEQQLRIENARLRAEVEKLRAAVGKYPAGTSPNNSSCSGGNEQESRSALDFYTGIFGLEKSRIMDVVNVALEELKKMASSGAPLWIRSFETGREILNYDEYVKAFSVDKSAPTAALPKRSIEASRDTGIVFMELHRLVQSFMDANQWKEMFPCMISKAATVDVISVGEGANGNWNGAAQLMFAEVQMLTPVVGTREVYFVRYCKQLSGDEWAIVDVSVDKVEDNIDASLVKCRKRPSGCIIHDKSNGHCKVTWVEHLECQKSTVHSLYRSIVNSGSAFGAQHWMVTLQQHCERLVFYMATNVPTKDSTGVATLAGRKSILTLAQRMSVAFFRALGASSYNTWNKIPTKTGDDIRVASRKNLSDPGEPLGVILCAVSSVWLPVSHHALFEFLRDETHRHEWDIMSNRGPAESIANLAKGQDRGNAVTILATKSKENNMWLLQDTCTNVYESMVVYAPVDITSMQSVMTGCDSSNTAILASGFSILPDGLDSRPLVITSKPEEKSTEGGSLLTIAFQILTSNSPTAKLSMESVESLNNLVSCTLQKIKKCLQCEDG, from the exons ATGGGAGTTGTGGAAATGTCGAATAACCCCCCCGCTTCTCGCCCCGCCGACTCCTTTCCCTCTCCGGCTCTCTCCCTCAGTCTC GCCGGGATATTCCGAGATGCGGCGGCGGCAAGGGCCGGGAACGCCGCCGACGCGGAGACGGCGGAGGAAGGGAGCGCCGGAGGACGGCGAGAAGAGACGGTGGAGATTAGCAGCGAGAATTCCGGCCCCGCCAGATCGCGCTCCGACGATGATTTCGACGGCGATAGGGAGCACGACGATAATTACAACGATGAAGACGACGATAACGCcaagaagaaaaagaggaaaaaatatCACAGGCACACCGCCGAGCAAATTAGAGAAATGGAAGC GCTATTCAAAGAGTCCCCTCATCCAGATGAAAAACAAAGGCAACAACTGAGCAAGCAACTAGGCCTTCATCCAAGGCAAGTCAAGTTCTGGTTCCAAAATCGACGGACACAAATCAAG GCCATACAGGAACGCCATGAAAATTCCTTGTTGAAATCCGAGATAGAGAAACTCCGGGACCAAAACAAGGAATTAAGGGAGACCATTAAGAATAATTGTTGTCCTAATTGTGGATTTGCCAGCAGCCCCGCCGGCAAAGACCCCATGGTCGCCGGCACCGGAGGAGAACAGCAGCTCCGGATTGAAAATGCCAGACTCCGAGCTGAG GTTGAGAAGCTCCGGGCGGCGGTGGGAAAATACCCAGCAGGAACATCGCCAAACAACTCATCATGTTCAGGAGGGAACGAGCAAGAGAGCAGGAGTGCACTGGATTTCTACACCGGCATTTTCGGCCTGGAAAAATCTCGGATAATGGACGTCGTTAACGTCGCCCTGGAAGAGCTGAAAAAGATGGCCTCTTCGGGGGCACCATTGTGGATAAGAAGCTTTGAGACCGGTCGGGAGATTCTTAATTACGACGAATATGTGAAGGCCTTTTCCGTCGACAAATCTGCACCCACTGCAGCTCTGCCTAAGAGGTCCATCGAGGCCTCCAGAGACACAGGGATTGTGTTCATGGAGCTTCATCGCCTCGTTCAAAGTTTCATGGACGCA AATCAATGGAAAGAAATGTTCCCGTGCATGATCTCAAAGGCAGCCACGGTGGATGTTATCAGCGTTGGAGAAGGAGCCAATGGTAACTGGAATGGCGCAGCTCAATTG ATGTTTGCAGAAGTGCAGATGCTAACACCAGTGGTGGGCACAAGAGAAGTGTATTTTGTCCGGTACTGTAAGCAGTTAAGTGGAGATGAGTGGGCGATTGTTGACGTTTCGGTTGACAAGGTAGAGGACAACATTGATGCCTCTCTTGTCAAATGCAGAAAGCGTCCCTCGGGCTGCATTATCCACGATAAGTCCAATGGCCACTGTAAG GTGACCTGGGTGGAGCACTTGGAATGCCAAAAGAGCACAGTTCACTCCCTGTACCGTTCCATAGTGAACAGTGGTTCAGCTTTTGGTGCACAGCACTGGATGGTTACGCTACAGCAACACTGTGAGCGCCTCGTCTTCTACATGGCAACAAATGTTCCCACAAAAGATTCAACAG GTGTTGCCACTCTTGCCGGCCGGAAAAGCATACTGACATTGGCGCAGAGGATGTCTGTGGCCTTTTTCCGTGCACTTGGAGCTTCAAGTTACAACACATGGAACAAGATCCCCACCAAAACTGGGGATGACATCAGGGTGGCTTCTAGAAAGAACTTGAGTGATCCTGGAGAGCCCCTTGGTGTCATCTTGTGTGCAGTTTCTTCTGTCTGGTTGCCAGTCTCTCACCATGCTCTTTTCGAATTCCTCAGAGATGAAACTCATAGACATGAG TGGGACATCATGTCAAACAGAGGTCCAGCGGAATCCATTGCAAATCTAGCCAAAGGGCAGGACCGAGGAAACGCAGTCACCATTCTT GCAACGAAATCGAAAGAAAACAACATGTGGCTTCTCCAAGACACATGCACTAATGTTTATGAATCCATGGTGGTGTATGCCCCTGTAGACATCACCAGCATGCAATCTGTGATGACAGGCTGTGACTCCAGCAATACTGCAATCTTAGCTTCAGGTTTCTCAATTCTCCCCGATGGCCTCGACTCAAGGCCATTGGTAATCACATCTAAACCCGAGGAAAAGAGCACAGAAGGGGGATCCTTGCTAACAATCGCCTTCCAAATCCTAACCAGCAACTCTCCAACAGCCAAGCTTTCTATGGAGTCTGTTGAGTCACTCAACAACCTCGTATCGTGCACGTTGCAAAAGATCAAAAAATGTTTGCAATGTGAAGAcggataa